From the genome of Solibacillus sp. FSL H8-0538:
CAACGATTTTCCTGACGGTGTTTACGTTTATCTTTTTCATCGTAGGGGCAACGAAAACAAACGGGGAGACAACTTCACTATTATCCTATTTTTGGATTAGTATTAATCCATTTGCTGTTGTGCTGTCTATTTTATCGCCGGATGTTACGATGGCGATTAATGAAGTGACACAAATAACACAACCGTCGTGGATCCTTTATACGGTCGTTTATTTAGTCATCGCGATTGTCAGCGTGCTAATAGCTATTCGTCAATTGCGCTCTTCAAAATGATAAAAAAACTGGCATGTGAAGTTGCTAAATTTCACATGTCAGCCTAGACGGTTATTTACTTGGCGCCTGCATTAAATGCGGCGCTTTTTTTGATGTCCATAAAAACGCTAAAATGAAGCATGACACTAAAACAACTGTTCCTAAAATATAGGGGGAATCTCGGTTCCAGTCGAATAATATACCAGCCAGCGCGGGTCCGAACATATTACCCAAGCTCATATAAGCGTTATTCATTCCGGCAGCAAAGCCTTGTTCAGGTCCCGCTAACTTAGAAATTAACGTATTGACGGCTGGGCGAATAAAGGTCGTTGCTACAGAGAATAAAGTTGCCACAACTAAAATGACGAAGAAGCCATTTATGTAAATGACTAATAGCATCGTGATGGCAGCAAGTAATAAATTCGCTAAAATGACCTTCATTTCACCGAAGCGTATGAACAGTTTATTAATGACAAACATTTGTAAAATGACTCCGGCAAAACCACCAACCGTTAAAATAATAGCGATGTCGGTAGGGGTATAACTAAATTTAGTGCTTAAATAAAGTGATAAAGTCGCTTGGAAATTCGAAATACCAAAGCTAAATGTAAAGACAATGATTAAAAATACGAAATAGGAAGTTTTTACAGAGCGTGCTAACTGTTTGACTAAGTTTTCACGTGTTGTGTCTTGTCCCACTTGCCCTTTAACATTTGGTAGGAATTGCGCAGAAAAAATGGCTGCAAGAAGTGCTACTGCCCCAGCTAAATAAAAAGGGAATGTTAAATCTACATTTGCTAAAAAGCCACCAACTCCCGGCCCAATCATAAAGCCGAGTGACATCGCCGCACCAATCATACCCATTCCTTTGCCGCGCTCCTCATACGTTGTAATATCCGCAACAAAGGCCATAATCGGCGGCATGATAAACGCCGCACCAACGCCACTTAAGAAGCGAGCAAGGAATAAAATCCAAACTTCAGAGGCAAATCCAAATAAGATTTGTGAAAAACCGTAGACGATCAGCCCCCCAACAATAAGTAATTTGCGTCCGTGACGGTCAGAAAGATCTCCTGCAATGGGTGAGAATAAAAACTGTGCAAGAGCAAAACCTGCAATTAAGAAGCCCAACACTTGTCCGCCAACACCAAATATTTGTAGATATGCCGGCATGACAGGCACAATAATCCCTATGCCGCCCATCGTAATGAACATATTAAACATTAATATATATAAAGCTAGTTTATTCGTTTTTTGCTCCATAAAGTGCCTACTTTCCTTAAATATGTTCAGATTACAATAAATTCTACCATAAGTTGTTGGCAACAGCTATTTTTTGTGGTTTATATAGGGAAATACGTTTTTTTGAGCAAGTAGTATTTATACAGTAATTTACTATTGTGGACAATGGCGGAGAAGTCCTAACAAACCTTTGAGATTTCTCCACATAATAGTATATTGTGCTGCTAAATCGGCATTTCTTCAATTGGAGGTTCTATAGTTGTGGTAGGAGAAATTCCTGTAAATATTCCCCTATAAAACAGCGGTTATACCTGTAGGGGCGCATAAATAGAAGTTACTGGGAAACGCCTATCAAATAAAGTCTAGGGGATGGGGAAGTAAGTGTTAGAGCTATTTAAAGTAGGAAAAAAGACGGTATATCCAATTATTTATGACGTTAATTACGGTCAAATGAAATCAATCAATTGCTATTTATTGGATGATGGTGACAAACTGACGCTAATCGATGCTGGGCTTCAACATGAGAAATACATTGAATTTTTTGATGCAAAGCTAGCGGAGTATGGTTTTACATTTGAATCCATTGACCAAATTTTATTGACGCATCATCATGAGGATCATACAGGACAAGTGAATCGAATTATTGAGCACAAGGCCATGCCGGTGTTTGCGCATCATTTGGCTATTGAACGTGTGCATTTTGAGCAAGTATATTTACATAAAAAGCAGGATTTTTTTATACGATTATATGAGGAATATGGTTGTTCAAATTTTGCGAGTGAGCGCTTTAAAAAAATGGCTAATACCTTACTACAAAGGGATAAATTAAAACTAACAACGGATGTGCAACCTTTATATGCAGATGACTTAATTTGCGGCATGAAGGTTATTGAGGTACCTGGACATTCGCCTGATTCAATTGTTTTTTATGACGAAGAGACGAAATGGCTATTTGCTGGAGATCTCGTATTAAAATCAGGATCGACGAACGCATTAATTGATTTTGATGAAAAATTACAGCTATTACCGACAGTAGCGCAATACGAAGAATCACTAAAACGGTGTAGAAAGCTAGCTACAAGTGTAGTATTTGCAGGCCATCAAGCCCCTTTTTCGAATCATGCAGAAATTATTGAAAAAAATCTTGCACGTATCGCGAGGAAATATGAGCGCATCGTTCGAGTTGTTGAAAATGGGCATCATCAAGCGATGGACATTGCCCATGCTTTGTACGGTGAAAGGTTAGAAAAAGAATTTTCATTGATCATGTCTGAAGTAATTGGCTATTTATATTATGCGGAAAGGCAATGTAAACTTTCCAAAACGATGAAAGACGGCGAATGGGTTTTTAACGTCAAATAAGAAAAGCGCAGAATGCTCGTTAAAGCATCCTGCGCTTATTATAAGAGATAAGAAAGTATAACTTTTTGATAATGTCTAGGCATTCGCGCCGCACGCTCGAGGTCCTGGCGAAAGTGGTGGGGCGTTTACTTTCGCTTCGGGCTCGCAAGCAGCTTACCCGCGTGCAAACGGGCGCGAATGCGCTTTTCTTAGCGAAGACTCATTTTAAATTCTAAGAAATATTCATTAAATTTACCTAGCCATTCAAGACCAAGGTTTTCGTATACTTCTAAATGATCGCGTAGCTCCTCACTTGGATAGAATCGCTCGTCTTCGATAACTTCTGGATCCATTAAGTCCATTGCGGCTTTATTTGGTGTAGAATAACCAACATAATCCGCATTCTGAGCTGCGTTTTCAGAATCTAACATGAAATTAATGAACGCATGTGCGCCGTCAATATTTTTTGATGTTTTTGGAATGACCATATTATCAAACCATAAATTAGAACCTTCTTTCGGTACGGCAAAGTTTAGTTCTTCATTTTCCCACATCATATCGGCTGCTTGGCCTGACCAAATAAGGGCCACTGCTGCTTCATTATTCACCATTAACGGTGTAATTTCGTCGCCGATAATTGCTTTTACGTTTGGCGATAACTCGATTAATTTATCCGTCGCTTGCCGAAGAAGGATGTCATCTTTAGCGTTTAGTGATTCACCGATTGAGTTTAGACCCATGCCCATTACTTCACGTGAGCCGTCAACTAGGAAAACTTTACGCTTTAATGATGCGTCCCATAAATCATCCCAAGATTCAAATGTTAAATGCTCCTCGATTAAGTTCGGATTATAAACAATACCAACCGTTCCCCAAAAATAAGGGATAGAGTACTCATTTCCTGGGTCAAAAGCTAAATCTAAAAAATATGGATCGATATTATTCAGGTTCGGAACTTTTGATAAATCAAGCGGAATTAATAAATCGTCCTCTTTCATTGATTCCACAGTGTACTCAGATGGCACGGCAATGTCGTAAGCTGAACCACCCTGTTGTACTTTTGTCATCATCGCTTCGTTAGAATCAAATGTTTCATAAGTAACCTTTATCCCTGTTTCTTCTTCAAATTTATCGATTAATTCTGGATCGATGTATTCGCCCCAGTTAAAAACTGTTAATGTATTTGCACTACCTTTACTACCAGTCGATTGCATTTGATCGGCCACCACAAATAGTAGGGCGCACGCAATAACAATGGCAATCGTTGCTTGAATTAACTCTCTCATCGATGCCCCTCCGTTCCTGTAGATTTTGAACGGCTATTAATGAAGTAGTAGCCGACTACGACTAATACAGTGATAAAGAATACTAAGCCTGAAATTGCGTTTACTGTTAATGAAATGCCAGCCCGTGCCATGGAGTAAATTTCTACAGATAATGTACTGAAGCCATTACCCGTAACGAAAAATGTAACAGCGAAATCATCTAATGAATACGTCATGGCCATAAAGAAGCCAGCAAATATACCTGGTGAGATATACGGTAAAATAACACGTACTAATACATCTCGCTTCGTCGCACCTAAATCGCGTGCTGCATCAATAAGTGACGTATTCATTTCCAATAATTTTGGTAAAACCATTAATACAACGATCGGTACGCTGAACGCGACATGTGATACAAGTACCGATGCGAAGCCCAGCTTAATGCCAATCATCGTAAATAAAATTAAGAAGCTCGCCCCGATAACAACATCTGGGCTTACGATTAAGACATTGTTAAGTGATAATAGCGTGTTGCGCATTTTTTTATTTTTAACAGAGATAATCCCAATTGCCCCAAGCGTTCCAATAATTGTTGCGATTAAGCCTGAAAGCAGTGCAACGATTACTGTATTAAGTAAAATAACGATAAGGCGTGAATCCTCAAAAACAGCCTTGTAATGCTCTAACGTAAATGATTCAAAGCTGTTCATAGTGCCGCCACTATTGAATGAATAAAAAATTAAATAGAGAATCGGCGCATAAAGTACAACAAAAACAAAAACTAAATAAGCTTTCGAAGTAGCGGATAAATTTTTCATTATACGCGTCCTCCTTTAGACTTTTGACCTGTAAAGATCATTGTAATCACCATGAAGAAAATTAAGAACACAGCAATTGTCGAACCCATTCCCCAGTTTTGCGAAACAAGAAATTGCTGTTCAATGGCAGTACCTAGTGTGATGACTTGGTTTCCCGCAATTAAGCGTGTAATCATGAATAGTGATAGGGCAGGAATGAACGTTACTTGAATCCCTGCTTTCACACCGTCAACTGTTAATGGGAAAATGACACGACGGAATGTTATAAAGCTTGATGCTCCTAAGTCACGCGCTGCATACACAAGCGTCGGATTTAATTTATCAAGCGAGTTGAAAATCGGGATAATCATAAACGGAATAAAAATGTAAACCGATACGAAGACAAAACTAAAGTCTGTAAATAAAATTTGCGTTGGATCAAAGCCTAATACTTCAATCACGGCATTTATCGGACCATAAAGACCGAAAATCCCGATAAATGCATACGTTTTTAGCAGTAAGTTAATCCATGATGGAATAATAATTAGCATAAGCCATAAACGTTTATGCTTCGTTTTAGTTAATAAATAAGCTGTAGGGTAAGCGAAAATTAATGTAAATAAGGTAATTAAAAACGCATACCAAAAGCTACTTAATGTCATTTTTAAATAAACCGGTGAGAAAAACTTTTGATAGTTAGCAAGCGTAAAGTTCCCATTAAGGTCAAGCATTGAATAGTAAACGACTAACGCAATGGGTGCGATAACGAATAATGCGATCCATAGAACATAAGGAATTAATGCGCCTTTTGAATTTTTACTCTGCATGCTCGTCGTCTCCGTAAGATTCTAAACGCTTATCGAAATCTTCTTCTGTTTCGTTCAAGCGCATCACGTGAATCGCCTCTGGATCGAAGTCTAAACCGATTTCTGCACCTACTTCTGCCTTTTTCAGTGAATGTACTAGCCATTCATTGCCGTCTATATCATAAGTTGAAATCTCATAGTGCACACCGCGGAATAATTGCGTATCTACTTTTACGATTAATTTTCCTTGCTCGATTGTCGTAATTTCTAAATCCTCTGGGCGAATGACGATATCAACTCTTTCATTCGGATTTAAACCTTGGTCAACACATTCAAATGTTTTCCCTGCGAAACGTACTTTGAAATCTTCAATCATGGCACCGTCAACGATATTTGATTCCCCGATAAAGTCTGCTACGAAGCGGTTAATCGGCTCGTCATAAATATCTACAGGTGTACCAGATTGCTTAATTTCACCTTCAGATAAAACGAAAATTTCATCACTCATCGCCAATGCTTCTTCTTGGTCATGCGTTACAAAGACGAATGTTTTGCCAAGGCGCTGCTGTAATTCTCGCAATTCATATTGCATCTCTGTACGTAATTTAAGATCAAGTGCTGATAATGGCTCATCTAATAAGATAACTTCTGGATCGTTGACGATGGCACGCGCAATCGCAACACGTTGACGCTGCCCACCAGACATTTCAGAAATTTCACGGTTACCGTAGCCTGCTAAGTTAACGAATTTTAACGCCTCTAATACGCGCTCTTGTACTTCTACTTCTTTTACTTTTTTAATACGTAAACCAAATGCCACGTTTTCAAATACATTTAAATGGGGGAATAGTGCATAGTCTTGGAATACTGTATTTACTTGTCGTTCATTTGCGGGAATATCATTAATGCGTTTGCCATTAAAAAATATATCGCCACTTGTCGCATCCGTAAAGCCTGCGATAATGCGTAAAATTGTTGTTTTACCGCAACCAGATGGACCTAAAAGTGTGTAGAACTTCCCTTTTTCGAGCTCGAAATTTATATTTTTTAAAACAACTGTACCGTCATCATATGATTTTTTGACGTTTTCAAAACGAATAATTGTATTATCCATCAAAGAACCTCCTAAATTTATAAATAAGATTGGGACGCTACAAGTAGCAGTTTAGTGATGCCGTTATGTGCATTGAAAATTTGGTGGTGGGATGAAGCTTCATAATATACAGCATTTCCTTCACTAGCTATATATTCTTCATTCCCTATTACGACACGAATACGCCCGTTTAATACATAAATGAATGTTTCGGATAATGAAGGGTCAAACTGTTTGAACTCAGCATCTTTTTGCAACGTTAAAAAGACCGGCTCCATTTCCTTCTCATTGGATGTCGGAATTAACCACTCAATTTCATACTTTTTTTCGCTATCAATAAAGCTTGTTTGATCGTCCTTCGTAAATACGATTTTTTCATTCCCAGGCTCATCATCGAAAAAGTCCTTTGGTGTTGAACCAAGAACTTCCAGTAAATTGAATAATGTTTCAATGGAAGGGGAGTTTAAGTCGCGCTCTAGTTGTGAGATATATCCTTTAGTTAAATCTGTGCGTTCGCCAAGTTCTTCTTGCGTTAAGCCCTTTTTTAACCGGAGTGCTTTTATTTTCGTTCCAATTTGCATATATTTTAGCTCCTCTTATAGTTTAGTAATTTTAAACTCCTAGTATTCAAAGTTTACTTTTACAAAACTTTAAGTTTATTAATGCAACGATAATTATACATAATAAATTTTGAATTTCAAGTATAATACAGTAGGAAAGGCCAAAAAACTAAAAAACATTGAAATTTAATGATTTTATGGTTGTATGGATGAAATTGAGTAGATTCTAGAAGAATTGAGTCGAAATGCAATGAAAAATGACATTGGTTTGTATTAACGAAGATAAAAGGTAGTATTTTCTTTATTGAATATCAACATTTCGACAAAAAGTTGTCAAAAATTGATGTGATTATTTAAAAAAACACTCTAAAATATAGAAAAAAAATAGAAAACTTGGTATGTTGAGAGATGGATTAAATAATACATAGTTGGAGGGAATATAAATGGCAGAACGTATGGTTGGCAAACAGGCACCACGATTTGAGATGGACGCTGTGCTTGCGGATAAAACTTTCGGTAAAGTTTCTTTAGAAAAAAATATGGCAGAAGATAAATGGACAGTATTATTCTTCTATCCAATGGACTTCACATTCGTATGTCCTACAGAAATTACTGCGATGTCTGATCGTTACGACGAATTCGAAGACCTAGATGCTGAAGTAATCGGCGTTTCTACAGATACAATTCACACGCATTTAGCATGGATCAACACGGACCGTACACAAAACGGCCTTGGTCAATTAGCATACCCACTAGCTGCTGATACAAATCATAAAGTAGCAACTGACTACGGTGTGTTAATTGAAGAAGAAGGCATTGCATTACGTGGACTATTCATCATCAATCCAGAAGGTGAGCTACAATATCAAACCGTATTCCATAACAATATTGGTCGTGATGTAGATGAAACACTACGCGTGTTACAAGCATTACAAACGGGTGGACTATGCCCGGCTAACTGGCGTCCAGGTCAAGCAACTCTATAATCTTCGACATGCTTGAAAACTGTAAATAATTTGATAAAGTATTGTTTTGTACCTGTCGCTGTGCTTTCGGTACAGAAAAGAGGGTGTCTCAGTTCCCTTATGAGACACCCTCTTTTCACAACATACATATGCTATATTGAGGAGGCAATAATATGAAATTACGTGCAGAAATGCCTGAACTTACAGGGGCTTCAACTTGGCTGAATAGTAAGGCCATTACAAAACAACAATTAGTGGGGGAGAAACCAACACTAATTCATTTCTGGTCAGTAAGCTGTTATTTATGTAAAGAAGCAATGCCAGAAGTGAATGCATTCCGTGATCAGTACAAAGAAGAACTGAACGTTATTGCCGTTCACATGCCGCGTGCTTCAGAGGATACAGATTTAGCTAAAATTAAAATGATTGCGGCAGAACATGACATTACGCAGCCGATTTTTGTAGATAATGATATGAAGTTAACGGATGCTTTTGACAATCAGTACGTTCCTGCGTACTACGTGTTTGATAAATCGGGCGTCCTTCGTCATTTCCAAGCTGGTGGAAGCGGCATGAAAATGTTAGAAAAACGAGTGAATCGTGTATTAGATGAAATGCGTATTGAGAAAAAACGCTCATAAAATCAAGGCGGGGCCCAGTGCACCGTCTTTTTCTGTGTTTAAGAACATCATCTCGCCCTATTTGTGCCTTTCTAATTTTGCATAAAGGGTGGAAATTGATGTAAACTGAGGGCAATGGGGAAAAATCCGGAGGGAAGAACATGAAAAAAGAATTCGTAGTAATTGGCCTTGGTCGATTTGGTGGTAGTATTGTTCGGGAACTTGTCAAACAAGGAGCTGCTGTTATGGCAATTGATTCCCATTCTGAACGTGTCGATGAGTTTGCGCAAATTGCCACGCAAGCAATTGTAGCAGATACAACAGATGAATCGGTTATTAAATCACTTGGTATCCGGAATTTTGAGCATGTCATTGTCGCGATTGGGGAGGATATTCAGTCGAGTATTTTAACGACACTTATTTTAAAGGAGTTAGGTGTTCCGCAAATTACAGTAAAAGCTCAAAATGATTATCATGAAAAGGTGCTCCGTAAAATTGGAGCGGACTTTGTCGTCCATCCGGAACGGGATATGGGGATTCGAATTGCGAATAATATGATGTCGAATAATGTTCTTGATTATTTAGAGCTATCCGAAGAGCACTCAATTATGGAAATAAAAGCGAATGAGCGCATTGCGGGAAATTCGTTAATTCAGCTCGATATCCGTGTGAAATACGGTATTAATATTGTTGGGATTAAGCGTGGGAATATAATTATGATTTCTCCAGCTGCGACAGAAAAGATTGAAGTAGGGGATATTTTGCTTGTCATCGGAGCTGATATTGATATTAATCGCTTTGTGAAGAAAGCCATGGGGTAAATGAAAAAAGCGTTGCTGACCAAATTTGGCCGGCAACGCTTTTGTTCTTCTAACCTAGACTTCCATAATGATCGGTAAAATCATTGGGCGACGTTTTGTTTTTTCGTATAAATACGGTCCTAAAACGTCAGTAATTTCATTTTTAAGCTCAGTCCATTGTGTAGATTTCTCTTGAATGGAGTTGTTTAAATGGTGATTTAGCATTTTCTGAGCTTCGTTAATCATCGTACCAGATTCACGCATGTACACGAATCCGCGAGAAATGATGTCAGGACCAGAAACGATTTTATTTCTTTCCATATCCACACTAACTACAACGATTACTAACCCTTCTTCAGAAAGAATGCGACGATCGCGTAGTACGATATTGCCTATATCTCCAATGCCGTTGCCGTCGATGTATACATCACCTGAAGGTATGCGACCTGTAACTTTAGCTTCGTTAGCACTTAGTGCTAGCACGTCACCATTTTCCATAACAAATGTACGGTCAAGTGGTACGTCACATGAAGCAGCAAGCTCCGTGTGGATTTTTAGCATGCGGTACTCGCCGTGGATTGGCATAAAGAATTTTGGTTTCATTAAGCGTAGCATAAGCTTTTGCTCTTCTTGAGAACCGTGTCCAGATGTATGGATATTGTTTAATGCGCCGTGGATGACTTCTGCGCCTGCACGGAACAGTAAATTAATAATTTTGTTTACGCTCAATGTGTTACCTGGTACAGGTGAAGATGAGAAGATAACAGTATCACCAGGCTGAATTTGAATTTGACGATGCGTACCATTTGCGATACGAGATAACGCAGCCATAGGTTCCCCTTGAGAGCCAGTACATAAAATCATAACTTCATTGGCAGGTAAGCGATTTAAGCTTTGTACATCAACGAATGTTTCCTTCGGTGCTGTAATATAGCCCAGCTCACGACCGATTGTAATGGCATTGTCCATTGAACGACCGAAGACAGCTACTTTACGACCATATTTTACAGCGGCATCTGTTGCCTGCTGTAGGCGATGGATATTTGAAGCAAATGTTGCGAAAATAATACGACCATCTACCTTACGGAAAATATCATCAATACTTTTTCCTACAGTTCGTTCTGACATTGTGAAATCTGGTTTTTCAGCGTTTGTACTATCAGATAGTAAACATAAAACACCGTCACGACCAATTTCAGCCATTTTTGTTAAGTTTGCTGGCTCGCCAACAGGAGTAAAGTCAAATTTAAAATCACCTGTATGCACGATATTGCCTGGTGGTGTTTTAACAACGACCCCGAATGCATCTGGAATACTATGCGTCGTACGGAAGAAACTTACAGAAGTTTTACGGAATTTAATCACGTCTTCTTCTTTAAATTCTATTAACTTAGTCGTACGAAGTAATCCGTGCTCTTCCAATTTGTTTCTTAGTAAACCTAATGCTAATTTACCACCATATACTGGTACGTTTACTTGACGTAAAAGATAAGGAATACCACCGATATGATCTTCGTGACCATGTGTAATGAATAAACCTTTAATTTTATCGACATTGCGTACTAAATATGTGTAGTCAGGGATAACATAATCAATCCCTAATAAATCATCTTCTGGGAATTTAATACCGGCGTCGATTAATATAATCTCGTCCTGAAATTGAACTCCGTATGTGTTTTTGCCGATTTCACCCAGTCCGCCAAGTGCGAAAACAGCCGCTTGATCATTCTTAACAAATTTCATATGGATTAAGCGTTCTCCAAACGGAAATTCGGACTAGCTTGTTCATACTCTAAGTAGTTGCCTTCTAAAAGCTGAACAAGTTCAATGTTATAATTGCGGTCTTTTAAGTAGTGGCGCACTTCGCGTTCAGAAGATGCCTCTAGATAAAGAGTTTTTGTGTTTTCGCGAACTGGAATGTCAGTGATGCCTTCTTGATAATAAACTTTGTAAATCATAGTTACTCTCCTTTAAGTACGTACATTATTGTTGCATTTACGATTACGGTGCAAAAAAATTGTGTATTTCTGTTACTTATATAGAATACGTCAACGAAAAGTAAGCGGAAAACGACGATGCAACGTAAAACAACGTATCGATCTGACGATTACAATAAATGCATTTCCTTTATATTATCATGCGACTCCTTTAAAATAAAGAAAAGCCCTTCAATTTGTGAAGGGCTTAGGCAATTGATTTTTTTCCGAGGATGCCATTTAACCGTTTCAACCATTTCTTTTTGAGCCGTTTCAACATGGTACATCACTCCTTACATTCATTATACGGAAAATTCTGAAATTTGTAAAGGGCGGACAAAATTAATATGAAAGGACTTTTATATGAAAAATATTCTATTTTTTGATGTGGACGGAACGCTTTTTAATAGTCAAAAGAAGTTACCGGTATCTGCTAAAGAGGCGATTTTTAAAGCCCGAGCAAATGGTCATGAAATTGCAATTGCAACAGGCCGCGCTCCGTTTATGATTAAACAGCTACTAAAAGAGCTTGAGATTGATACATATGTAACGTTTAATGGTCAGTACGTTGTTTATAAAGGGGAAGTCATTTTTACTGATAGCATTCCGAACGTGGAGCTAGAAGAAATTATAGCGTACGGTGCTGAGCGAAATCATCCAGTAGTCTTTCTGGATGATCGCAAAATGATTGCATCGGTAGAAGGCAATGTTGCCATTCAAGAAAGTTTAGACACACTACGTTACCCTTATCCTGAAATGGATGCGCAATTTTACTTAAATAGTGCTGTATATCAAACGCTACTATTTATAGAAGAACATGAACAGCAACAATATGAAACGCGCTTTCCCAATGTGGAGTTTGTGCGTTGGCATGCAAAATCATGTGACATGCTTCCTAAAGGGGGTTCGAAGGCGCGCGGGATTGAAAAAATATTACAACATATTAGTGTGCCGATTGAACAGGTTATGGCATTTGGTGATGGGTTAAATGATGTGGAAATGCTGCGAGCAGTTGGTATCGGTGTTGCGATGGGCAATGGACATTCAAAAGCGAAAGAAGCTGCCGATTTAATCGCAGGGCATGTAGATGAAGACGGATTATACAAAATAATGAAGAAATTGATGTTGTTTTAAGAAGAACGCAATGTAAATTAAATCTATATGTTTATCAAAAAAAGGAATTGCGCCCTGTGAGTTACTCAGCGAGCGCAATTCCTTTCTAATTATTCGCGGTCAAATGGTGCTGCATCCGGGATAGAGGCGAATGGATCTTCCTCGTTAATGCGATCATAGAACATGACGCCGTTTAAATGGTCAAGCTCGTGCTGAAATGCGATTGCTGGTAGACCAATAAGGCGGATTTTTTGTTCTTCACCATCTATTGTGAAAAATTTTGCCGTAATACGTGCGTAACGAGGTACATAACCAGGTACATTGCGATCAACTGATAAACAGCCCTCGCCGCCAGAAAGATAGGTTTTTTCAACCGAATGGCTAACTATTTTAGGGTTGATTGCAACTAAACTTAATTGCTCGCCCTTTTCATCTTCTAAATGCAAGGCGAACATGCGCTTTAAGCTATTAATTTGGTTCGCAGCAAGACCTATGCCGCCGCGTAAACCATATTGTTCAGCTATTTCAGGGTTCTGACTATTGATTAAGTATTGAAGCATGTTCTCCGCCAATTGGCGATCTCCTGCTGTTAATGGGAATGTCATTTCTTCTGCGCGTGTACGTAGGGTTGGATGACCTTCACGAATAATATGTTCCATTAAAATCATTTGAAACTTCCTCTCACTTTCAACTTATATAATAATTATACATCACTAAAATGGTCATTCAACGAAAAAAACTAGCTATTAGAAACATTTTTATATTTTATTGTTGGAAATAAAACGATTCGGGTAACAATAGAAGGGTGTGATAAAATGCTTCTTAAAGCTTTCTTGGGAAAACTATTCAAGGCAAATGATTACCACTATTATAGTACAGGAAGTGATTTAATATATAACAGTAATTTAATTCGAGAAAAACGTAATTTCTATGAAAAAATGTGATTTTAAACAAGAATCAATGATTGACCGATGTCGTTTTATTCATTATACTCGGATATATAGTTTATTG
Proteins encoded in this window:
- a CDS encoding ABC transporter permease, which translates into the protein MQSKNSKGALIPYVLWIALFVIAPIALVVYYSMLDLNGNFTLANYQKFFSPVYLKMTLSSFWYAFLITLFTLIFAYPTAYLLTKTKHKRLWLMLIIIPSWINLLLKTYAFIGIFGLYGPINAVIEVLGFDPTQILFTDFSFVFVSVYIFIPFMIIPIFNSLDKLNPTLVYAARDLGASSFITFRRVIFPLTVDGVKAGIQVTFIPALSLFMITRLIAGNQVITLGTAIEQQFLVSQNWGMGSTIAVFLIFFMVITMIFTGQKSKGGRV
- a CDS encoding ABC transporter permease, which translates into the protein MKNLSATSKAYLVFVFVVLYAPILYLIFYSFNSGGTMNSFESFTLEHYKAVFEDSRLIVILLNTVIVALLSGLIATIIGTLGAIGIISVKNKKMRNTLLSLNNVLIVSPDVVIGASFLILFTMIGIKLGFASVLVSHVAFSVPIVVLMVLPKLLEMNTSLIDAARDLGATKRDVLVRVILPYISPGIFAGFFMAMTYSLDDFAVTFFVTGNGFSTLSVEIYSMARAGISLTVNAISGLVFFITVLVVVGYYFINSRSKSTGTEGHR
- a CDS encoding ABC transporter substrate-binding protein, which gives rise to MRELIQATIAIVIACALLFVVADQMQSTGSKGSANTLTVFNWGEYIDPELIDKFEEETGIKVTYETFDSNEAMMTKVQQGGSAYDIAVPSEYTVESMKEDDLLIPLDLSKVPNLNNIDPYFLDLAFDPGNEYSIPYFWGTVGIVYNPNLIEEHLTFESWDDLWDASLKRKVFLVDGSREVMGMGLNSIGESLNAKDDILLRQATDKLIELSPNVKAIIGDEITPLMVNNEAAVALIWSGQAADMMWENEELNFAVPKEGSNLWFDNMVIPKTSKNIDGAHAFINFMLDSENAAQNADYVGYSTPNKAAMDLMDPEVIEDERFYPSEELRDHLEVYENLGLEWLGKFNEYFLEFKMSLR
- a CDS encoding MFS transporter, which codes for MEQKTNKLALYILMFNMFITMGGIGIIVPVMPAYLQIFGVGGQVLGFLIAGFALAQFLFSPIAGDLSDRHGRKLLIVGGLIVYGFSQILFGFASEVWILFLARFLSGVGAAFIMPPIMAFVADITTYEERGKGMGMIGAAMSLGFMIGPGVGGFLANVDLTFPFYLAGAVALLAAIFSAQFLPNVKGQVGQDTTRENLVKQLARSVKTSYFVFLIIVFTFSFGISNFQATLSLYLSTKFSYTPTDIAIILTVGGFAGVILQMFVINKLFIRFGEMKVILANLLLAAITMLLVIYINGFFVILVVATLFSVATTFIRPAVNTLISKLAGPEQGFAAGMNNAYMSLGNMFGPALAGILFDWNRDSPYILGTVVLVSCFILAFLWTSKKAPHLMQAPSK
- a CDS encoding MBL fold metallo-hydrolase is translated as MLELFKVGKKTVYPIIYDVNYGQMKSINCYLLDDGDKLTLIDAGLQHEKYIEFFDAKLAEYGFTFESIDQILLTHHHEDHTGQVNRIIEHKAMPVFAHHLAIERVHFEQVYLHKKQDFFIRLYEEYGCSNFASERFKKMANTLLQRDKLKLTTDVQPLYADDLICGMKVIEVPGHSPDSIVFYDEETKWLFAGDLVLKSGSTNALIDFDEKLQLLPTVAQYEESLKRCRKLATSVVFAGHQAPFSNHAEIIEKNLARIARKYERIVRVVENGHHQAMDIAHALYGERLEKEFSLIMSEVIGYLYYAERQCKLSKTMKDGEWVFNVK
- a CDS encoding ABC transporter ATP-binding protein, giving the protein MDNTIIRFENVKKSYDDGTVVLKNINFELEKGKFYTLLGPSGCGKTTILRIIAGFTDATSGDIFFNGKRINDIPANERQVNTVFQDYALFPHLNVFENVAFGLRIKKVKEVEVQERVLEALKFVNLAGYGNREISEMSGGQRQRVAIARAIVNDPEVILLDEPLSALDLKLRTEMQYELRELQQRLGKTFVFVTHDQEEALAMSDEIFVLSEGEIKQSGTPVDIYDEPINRFVADFIGESNIVDGAMIEDFKVRFAGKTFECVDQGLNPNERVDIVIRPEDLEITTIEQGKLIVKVDTQLFRGVHYEISTYDIDGNEWLVHSLKKAEVGAEIGLDFDPEAIHVMRLNETEEDFDKRLESYGDDEHAE